The Herminiimonas arsenitoxidans genome window below encodes:
- a CDS encoding tetratricopeptide repeat protein, producing MKKHRSKDLSSSTTHNTISDLMKLALKQQQSTRLADSEKNYRKILALSPTHAGALRQLGILLRASGRSLEALEPLSTAQAIQPDDSQTHLALGNAFHDLGRLQEAAACYTKAIEINPQFAEAHHNLGHTLNLQGLQQDAAICYRQALALNVDYVDAYLNLGGIYKELEQFTEAEDCYRQILKRQPKSAEAHYNLGCTFQAQNHFDPAITEYRQAINLKNDHLDARLNLGTTLFAQGHYDNAIDCYRALLAIAPSHASAYSNMGLALQAQTKLGEAESCYRTALKLDPARADVFCNLGVVLNLMDRTADALLCYQEAIQLRDDYALAYNNMGLTLINQGQPEAAIASYRRALEITPDYAEAHSNLLMTLLYME from the coding sequence ATGAAAAAACATAGATCAAAAGACTTATCGTCTTCCACCACGCACAACACCATCAGCGATTTGATGAAATTAGCGCTCAAGCAACAGCAATCCACTCGCCTCGCTGATTCGGAAAAAAATTATAGGAAAATACTGGCATTGTCGCCGACCCATGCAGGCGCACTACGTCAACTCGGAATCCTCTTGCGCGCATCCGGTAGATCGCTGGAAGCATTGGAACCACTAAGCACTGCACAGGCAATACAACCCGACGACTCGCAGACTCATCTAGCATTGGGCAATGCCTTCCACGATCTGGGGCGCTTGCAAGAAGCCGCCGCCTGCTACACCAAGGCTATTGAGATCAATCCGCAGTTCGCAGAAGCACATCACAATCTCGGCCACACCCTCAACCTGCAAGGATTGCAGCAAGATGCGGCAATTTGTTATCGCCAAGCGCTGGCACTCAATGTCGATTACGTCGATGCTTATCTCAATCTAGGCGGCATCTACAAAGAGCTAGAACAATTTACTGAAGCAGAAGACTGTTATCGCCAAATATTAAAACGTCAACCAAAGTCGGCCGAAGCGCATTACAACTTGGGCTGTACGTTTCAAGCACAAAATCATTTCGACCCGGCCATTACAGAATATCGACAAGCGATTAATCTGAAAAACGACCATCTCGATGCGCGCCTCAATCTCGGCACGACGCTATTTGCGCAGGGACACTACGATAATGCGATTGATTGTTATCGTGCATTATTGGCAATTGCCCCATCACATGCATCGGCATATTCCAATATGGGCTTGGCTCTCCAGGCACAAACCAAGCTCGGCGAAGCAGAATCCTGTTATCGCACAGCACTCAAGCTGGATCCGGCACGGGCAGATGTTTTTTGCAACCTTGGAGTGGTGCTAAATCTGATGGATCGTACAGCGGATGCATTACTCTGCTACCAAGAAGCAATTCAGCTACGAGATGATTACGCGCTGGCTTACAACAACATGGGGCTTACACTGATCAACCAAGGGCAACCAGAAGCGGCAATTGCCAGTTATCGGCGCGCGCTCGAGATCACCCCTGACTACGCCGAAGCGCACAGCAACCTGCTAATGACTTTGTTATATATGGAGTAA